In the genome of Mytilus edulis chromosome 3, xbMytEdul2.2, whole genome shotgun sequence, one region contains:
- the LOC139518108 gene encoding uncharacterized protein isoform X2: protein MECKTVPKRPETRIDLVTEVKSKSGTLCSRFGLKCCFGITLVIVLVYCFYLHLSFAALQKQIKHLQTQSEDSEQPLPFVKRHLEDQDVRQSRGNQQHRRHTRRRNRRHDLHDLEEKIKDLAEVPLVHLTAPQPESQLISRLNQHTDVCFYNQKCFLWSEPPSYFSLSFPYIRQESKIVGINITRAGYYEIYSQISVAGLKNEDNLPVYPSFGYETIRVPNGESPIVLSRSYITQDER, encoded by the exons ATGGAGTGCAAAACTGTGCCAAAGCGACCGGAAACTCGCATTGACTTGGTTACTGAAGTAAAAAGTAAATCTGGGACGTTGTGCAGCCGTTTTGGTTTGAAGTGTTGCTTTGGGATTACGCTGGTTATCGTCCTGGTATATTGCTTTTACTTGCATTTAAGCTTTGCAGCTCTCCAGAAACAAATTAAACATTTGCAAACCCAGTCAGAAGATTCTGAGCAGCCTCTGCCGTTTGTCAAGCGACATTTG gaAGATCAAGACGTGCGACAATCCAGAGGTAATCAACAGCATCGACGACATACTAGAAGAAGGAATAGAA gacATGATCTACATGATTTAGAGGAGAAAATAAAAG ATTTGGCAGAGGTGCCACTTGTACACTTAACAGCCCCACAGCCAGAAAGTCAACTGATTTCAAGACTTAATCAACACACAG atgTATGTTTTTACAACCAGAAGTGTTTCCTATGGTCAGAACCACCCAGTTATTTTTCATTGAGTTTTCCATACATTAGACAAGAAAGTAAGATAGTTGGAATAAATATAACTAGAGCAGGATACTACGAAATTTACTCTCAGATCAGTGTTGCGGGATTAAAGAATGAAGATAATTTGCC aGTGTATCCTTCGTTTGGTTATGAAACGATCAGAGTACCTAATGGAGAAAGTCCTATAGTCCTGTCTAGAAGTTATATTACACAGGATGAAAGGTAA